CATAGTTTCTCCGTGCCCCAAATCTCAGAAAAAGCTTGGTGGATTCGGGGATATTGCCGATTGTCCCACAACGCTTGATGCTGATAAATCTCGACCATAATACCCCGGCGCGGCGGGTCTGGATACCAAGTCTCTGGGTCGTCTGTATCCATTTCAAGAAAGTCCCAAATGGCACGCTCGGCTGCCTTACAATTCTCCGGCGGCACCGCATCGTGAAGGACAACGTAGCCGTTTTCTTCCCAAAAATCTATATCTGCTGCGCTTAAAACTGGCATATTTTTCTCCTTTTTAGTTCATTAGTTCATTAATTACCCAATGTACTAATGAACCAATGAACAAACTGTTTTCACGTTTCACGTCTCGGTATCAATCTCCCTTACATCCTCCGGACCTTATCGCCTTCCGGTCTCGGAATGTGCTGCCAATAGCCTTTGCTGTCGCCTCCACGACAGATGATACCCGATCCATGTTTCGGATCTCTCCCCCGCACGTCCGGCGGAAAATAGCGCAAGGTGAGACCGCACCGCCGCCGATTCGAGGTATTCGGCTCGGACCCATGTAGCAACAGATCGGTGTGTAGCGAAACCTGACCCGCCTTCATCTCAAAAGGAACGGGCGTTTCCCCATAATCCTCTGCTTGATGCACCGATTGACCCAAGACATTATTTTCCTCCGCCGTGCTATGTTCAAAGGGAATCTGTCCGCCTAAATGTGATCTAGGGATAACCTTCATCGCACTATTTTCTTCATCTGCATCATCAATCGCCAACCAAACTGTAACAACCTTGCTGGGGGTCAGGGGCCAATAGGAGGCGTCCTGATGCCAAGTGACCTGTTTCGTATCGCCCGGCTCCTTACAGAAATAGTGGGTCATCGTGCAGATTAGGTCCTCG
The DNA window shown above is from Candidatus Poribacteria bacterium and carries:
- a CDS encoding phytanoyl-CoA dioxygenase family protein, with the translated sequence MPIMDALPDMKRELKFFPVENESPQKLTAEQIRQFNEKGYIFPLDVFTPEEVTANRAYFDRIMGMAKAADLNSYSINGWHPTCRGIYDLVLDSRILDYVQDLLGEDLICTMTHYFCKEPGDTKQVTWHQDASYWPLTPSKVVTVWLAIDDADEENSAMKVIPRSHLGGQIPFEHSTAEENNVLGQSVHQAEDYGETPVPFEMKAGQVSLHTDLLLHGSEPNTSNRRRCGLTLRYFPPDVRGRDPKHGSGIICRGGDSKGYWQHIPRPEGDKVRRM